In one window of Lepidochelys kempii isolate rLepKem1 chromosome 27, rLepKem1.hap2, whole genome shotgun sequence DNA:
- the RAMP2 gene encoding receptor activity-modifying protein 2 isoform X3 — MLLPPMSPSSGQGTGPGSSIPAGRVSLTCPPPPAALGSELHPAGTAMSGDNESLAELQNQTATEPEQPDKSLLLNMTAAALGSELRPAGTAMSGDNESLAELQNQTATEPEQPDKSLLLNMTADEKYNLIAYMCWDNFSHWMMNITRAQLCEWRVISRPYSDLRHCLETFAEKQNYGYPNSIAEECIVQSHRTYFLNCTQEHPVFLDPPEDVLLALILAPICLIPFLVTLVVWRSKDGKMQS; from the exons ATGTTACTGCCCCCCATGAGCCCCAGTTCGGGGCAGGGCACCGGGCCGGGCAGCAGCATACCCGCGGGCCGTGTCTCACTGACgtgtccccctcctccagctgctcTCGGGAGCGAGCTCCATCCCGCAGGCACCGCCATGTCGGGAGACAACGAGTCTCTGGCTGAGCTCCAGAACCAGACGGCGACCGAGCCTGAGCAGCCGGACAAGAGCCTGCTCCTCAACATGACTGCGG CGGCTCTCGGGAGCGAGCTCCGTCCCGCAGGCACCGCCATGTCGGGAGACAACGAGTCTCTGGCTGAGCTCCAGAACCAGACGGCGACCGAGCCTGAGCAGCCGGACAAGAGCCTGCTCCTCAACATGACTGCGG ATGAAAAGTACAATCTGATAGCCTACATGTGCTGGGACAATTTCAGTCACTGGATGATGAACATAACCAGGGCGCAGCTGTGCGAATGGAGAGTCATCAGCAG gCCATACAGCGACCTCCGCCACTGCCTGGAGACCTTCGCAGAAAAACAGAATTACGGCTACCCCAACAGCATCGCGGAGGAATGCATCGTCCAGAGCCACCGCACCTACTTCCTGAACTGCACCCAGGAGCACCCCGTGTTCCTCGACCCCCCGGAGGATGTGCTGCTGGCCCTCATCCTCGCCCCCATCTGCCTCATCCCTTTCCTGGTCACGCTGGTGGTGTGGAGGAGCAAGGACGGCAAGATGCAGTCCTGA
- the RAMP2 gene encoding receptor activity-modifying protein 2 isoform X2, with translation MALCREAGSGRLCPGLLLLLLLWAALGSELHPAGTAMSGDNESLAELQNQTATEPEQPDKSLLLNMTAAALGSELRPAGTAMSGDNESLAELQNQTATEPEQPDKSLLLNMTAAALGSELHPAGTAMSGDNESLAELQNQMATEPEQPDKSLLLNMTADEKYNLIAYMCWDNFSHWMMNITRAQLCEWRVISRPYSDLRHCLETFAEKQNYGYPNSIAEECIVQSHRTYFLNCTQEHPVFLDPPEDVLLALILAPICLIPFLVTLVVWRSKDGKMQS, from the exons ATGGCACTTTGCAGAGAGGCCGGCTCTGGCAGactctgccctgggctcctgctgctgctgctgctctggg ctgctcTCGGGAGCGAGCTCCATCCCGCAGGCACCGCCATGTCGGGAGACAACGAGTCTCTGGCTGAGCTCCAGAACCAGACGGCGACCGAGCCTGAGCAGCCGGACAAGAGCCTGCTCCTCAACATGACTGCGG CGGCTCTCGGGAGCGAGCTCCGTCCCGCAGGCACCGCCATGTCGGGAGACAACGAGTCTCTGGCTGAGCTCCAGAACCAGACGGCGACCGAGCCTGAGCAGCCGGACAAGAGCCTGCTCCTCAACATGACTGCGG ctgctcTCGGGAGCGAGCTCCATCCCGCAGGCACCGCCATGTCGGGAGACAACGAGTCTCTGGCTGAGCTCCAGAACCAGATGGCGACCGAGCCTGAGCAGCCGGACAAGAGCCTGCTCCTCAACATGACTGCGG ATGAAAAGTACAATCTGATAGCCTACATGTGCTGGGACAATTTCAGTCACTGGATGATGAACATAACCAGGGCGCAGCTGTGCGAATGGAGAGTCATCAGCAG gCCATACAGCGACCTCCGCCACTGCCTGGAGACCTTCGCAGAAAAACAGAATTACGGCTACCCCAACAGCATCGCGGAGGAATGCATCGTCCAGAGCCACCGCACCTACTTCCTGAACTGCACCCAGGAGCACCCCGTGTTCCTCGACCCCCCGGAGGATGTGCTGCTGGCCCTCATCCTCGCCCCCATCTGCCTCATCCCTTTCCTGGTCACGCTGGTGGTGTGGAGGAGCAAGGACGGCAAGATGCAGTCCTGA
- the VPS25 gene encoding vacuolar protein-sorting-associated protein 25 has protein sequence MSFEWPWQYRFPPFFTLQPNVDTRQKQMTAWCSLVLLYCRLNKQYTMTVMEAQESPLFNNRKLQRKLPMESIQVVLEELRKKGNLEWLDKNKSSFLIMWRRPEEWGKLIYQWVSKNGLTNSVFTLYELSNGDDTQNEEFHGLEESMLLRALQALQQEHRAEIITLDDGRGVKFF, from the exons ATGAGCTTTGAGTGGCCCTGGCAGTACCGGTTCCCCCCGTTCTTCAC ATTGCAGCCCAATGTGGACACCCGGCAGAAGCAGATGACAGCCTGGTGCTCCTTGGTTCTGTTGTACTGTCGCCTCAACAAGCAGTACACAATGACGGTCATGGAGGCCCAAGAAAGCCCACTTTTCAACAACAGGAAGCTGCAAC GGAAACTCCCCATGGAATCCATACAAGTTGTACTAGAagaactcaggaaaaaag GGAACCTAGAATGGTTAGACAAGAACAAATCCAGTTTCCTGATCATGTGGCGAAGACCAGAAGAATGGGGAAAGCTCATCTATCAGTGG GTGTCTAAGAATGGCCTGACCAACTCTGTATTCACACTCTACGAGCTGTCTAATGGAGATGACACACAGAATGAAG AGTTCCATGGCTTGGAAGAGTCCATGTTGCTTCGTGCCCTGCAAGCCTTACAACAAGAGCATAGGGCTGAAATTATCACACTCGACGACGGCCGAGGCGTCAAGTTCTTTTAA
- the LOC140904037 gene encoding receptor activity-modifying protein 1-like → MPVQPRPHLCYWLLIPLLQWGCGELTYGDLEDESHYLYLEEDGPFAGEGGSAHCRDTYLEWISLYCWTTFHATVMATPEWSRCQWDQISRIYSDLSNCTVLMAEALSCPWPSPALDSFFLQIHMEYFTNCTMPASSQPSQPPLGPVLAMAAMAACLTPLGVALTLRKARKAEPEPKPDWPLPAAPPVLSRQRASSRAVLGTNWKGRESV, encoded by the exons ATGCCCGTCCAGCCCCGGCCACACCTCTGCTACTGGCTGCTAATCCCTCTCCTGCAGTGGG GGTGCGGGGAGCTGACCTACGGAGACCTCGAGGATGAAA GTCATTACCTGTATCTGGAGGAGGACG GCCCCTTTGCTGGGGAGGGCGGGTCGGCCCACTGCAGGGACACCTACCTGGAGTGGATCTCCCTATACTGCTGGACCACCTTCCACGCCACTGTCATGGCCACGCCAGAGTGGAGCCGGTGTCAGTGGGAccaaatcagcag gaTTTACAGCGACCTCTCCAACTGCACAGTGCTGATGGCCGAGGCTCTGTCctgcccctggcccagccccgctCTTGACTCCTTCTTCCTGCAGATCCACATGGAATATTTCACCAACTGCACCAtgcctgccagctcccagcccagccagccacCTCTGGGGCCTGTCCTAGCCATGGCTGCCATGGCTGCCTGCCTGACCCCTCTTGGGGTTGCTCTCACGCTCCGCAAGGCCAGGAAGGCTGAGCCAGAGCCAAAGCCAGACTGGCCCCTCCCAGCGGCACCACCTGTGCTCAGCAGACAACGGGCTTCTTCTCGTGCAGTCCTGGGCACCAactggaaagggagagagagtgtCTAG
- the RAMP2 gene encoding receptor activity-modifying protein 2 isoform X1 — protein sequence MLLPPMSPSSGQGTGPGSSIPAGRVSLTCPPPPAALGSELHPAGTAMSGDNESLAELQNQTATEPEQPDKSLLLNMTAAALGSELRPAGTAMSGDNESLAELQNQTATEPEQPDKSLLLNMTAAALGSELHPAGTAMSGDNESLAELQNQMATEPEQPDKSLLLNMTADEKYNLIAYMCWDNFSHWMMNITRAQLCEWRVISRPYSDLRHCLETFAEKQNYGYPNSIAEECIVQSHRTYFLNCTQEHPVFLDPPEDVLLALILAPICLIPFLVTLVVWRSKDGKMQS from the exons ATGTTACTGCCCCCCATGAGCCCCAGTTCGGGGCAGGGCACCGGGCCGGGCAGCAGCATACCCGCGGGCCGTGTCTCACTGACgtgtccccctcctccagctgctcTCGGGAGCGAGCTCCATCCCGCAGGCACCGCCATGTCGGGAGACAACGAGTCTCTGGCTGAGCTCCAGAACCAGACGGCGACCGAGCCTGAGCAGCCGGACAAGAGCCTGCTCCTCAACATGACTGCGG CGGCTCTCGGGAGCGAGCTCCGTCCCGCAGGCACCGCCATGTCGGGAGACAACGAGTCTCTGGCTGAGCTCCAGAACCAGACGGCGACCGAGCCTGAGCAGCCGGACAAGAGCCTGCTCCTCAACATGACTGCGG ctgctcTCGGGAGCGAGCTCCATCCCGCAGGCACCGCCATGTCGGGAGACAACGAGTCTCTGGCTGAGCTCCAGAACCAGATGGCGACCGAGCCTGAGCAGCCGGACAAGAGCCTGCTCCTCAACATGACTGCGG ATGAAAAGTACAATCTGATAGCCTACATGTGCTGGGACAATTTCAGTCACTGGATGATGAACATAACCAGGGCGCAGCTGTGCGAATGGAGAGTCATCAGCAG gCCATACAGCGACCTCCGCCACTGCCTGGAGACCTTCGCAGAAAAACAGAATTACGGCTACCCCAACAGCATCGCGGAGGAATGCATCGTCCAGAGCCACCGCACCTACTTCCTGAACTGCACCCAGGAGCACCCCGTGTTCCTCGACCCCCCGGAGGATGTGCTGCTGGCCCTCATCCTCGCCCCCATCTGCCTCATCCCTTTCCTGGTCACGCTGGTGGTGTGGAGGAGCAAGGACGGCAAGATGCAGTCCTGA